A window of Helicobacter pylori genomic DNA:
TGTGAATTAAATAGTGGTAGTGGGTGTCTTATATTGGGGACATTCTATGATGGTGGGAAAGACAAAGATATAAAAAAAGTTGTTCAATACTACTCTAAAGCTTGTGAATTAAATAGTGGTAGTGGGTGTTCCAGTCTAGGAGCTATGCAATATGTTGGTAAGGGCGTAGTCAAAAATGAAAAACAAGCGATGGAAAATTTTGAAAAGGCTTGCAAATTAGGAAAACTAGGACATAAAGAAGCATGCGAGATAGTTACTTATAAAGGGCTTTGCGAATTAGGACATAAAGAAGCATGCGAGATAGTTGGCCTTATGGTGCGTTGCTTTCTAATGGCAGATCTAAAGGCATGTGGTATGGAATATGATAAGCAAAAAGCCTTAGGTTTTTTAGGGGGTTAGAGCATCGCCACAACTCCCCTTATTCTTTTAAGAAAATACTTTTACTAGAGAGTTTTAATCTTTTTTTGGTATTCTTTTAAGGGTCATTAGTCTTAAAAACTCTTTAAAAACGGATAACCATGAAAATTATGCATCAAGTCAAGGATTTTTTAGATTTTTGCAAACAAACGATCCACAAAAATTCTAATGAAGCGTTTCAAAAAACCAAGCGGGCATTTTTTAAAGAAAAATCTCAAAAAATCAGAGAGCAGGCGGTTAAAATCGTAGAAAAACGCTTGACAAAAGAGAACATGCAATTAAGCGATTTCAGTGAAGAAGAATTAAAAATCATGTTTGAAGCTGAAGAAAAAAGATTATTAGAGCAAATCCACGCTAAAGAATTGAAAGAAAAACAAGAAAAAAACACCAAGCATTTTAAAGAAGTTTGGGAAAAGGGCGAAAATGAACAAGAAAAATAGCGTGTTTTCTAGCCTAATGAATTTTTTCAGTGAAAAGAATGAGCGCTGGCTGTTAGCCCACAGGCACACGAGAGGGTTTGTGATAGTGGCGTGGCTTTTTAGGTTTAAAAACATTGCGTTTTCTGTTTTGATCACTTTGTTAATTATTTTGGTGGATATTTGGGTTTATAGCGATGTGCGCCAATTTTTATTGGACACTTCAAGCTCTTTTATTTGGCTTTTAATCGCTTTACTAATCAAATGGGGCGTGATTGTTTTTAGCGCGCGTAAATGCTACCAATTCAGTAAAAAAATGTTTGCACTCATTCAAAGAAAAAGGCAAATCAGAGAGAATTTAAAAAACCGCTTCAGTCAAAAAGACGCTAAAAATGCGGGAAAAATTTCCAATATTGCTGAAGAAATCATTTCAAAAAAACAAGAAGAGTTCCACCATCAAGAAGATTCTAAGGATAAATCTCATAAAGACAAGCTTTCTAACATTACCGAAGAAATGATTCTTAAAAAACAAGAGGAATTGAAAGCTAACAAGGATAAAGAAAATTAAAAAAGGCATACAGAAGATCCCAACCAAAACACTCCCCCAAAAGAGAACAATCAAGAGGATAGTCAATAAATGAGAGTCAATCTTTTAAAAAAGGCATGAAGCGTTGGGGCATGGGGGAAGCGATTTTATAGCACGCCCCTTTAAATTCAAATTCTAAACTAGCGGCATGGAGCATGAGTAAAGGAGCGTTATTTTCACGCTTTAATTGAATATACTCTCTAGCGTTTTCATCTACTACCCCATAAAGCCCTTCGCCCACGATCCTGTGATTCACACTGCTTAAATGCAAGCGGATCTGGTGCGTGCGCCCGGTGAGTGGGGTTATTTTCAGTAAGCTCACATCTAAAAAAGAATTATAGCTTAACGGCTTAACAAGAGTGGTTGAAGGCTTGCCTAAAGGAGAAATTTGAGATCGAATGCGCAAATCTTTTTGAATGTTTTCTGGCGTTAGAATGGGCTTATCTACTATGATACTTTTATCCACCAACCCATGCACTAGCGCCAAATAAGTTTTTTGCACTTTTTTTTGCATAAAAAGCGCCTTTAAATCTTTAGCGCTTTGTAAGGTTTTGCCCGCTAACACTAACCCGCTCGTTTCATAGTCTAGCCTGTGGGCTGGGTGGGCGTTTTTGCCAAAATGAGATTGGATGCAATCTAGTAAGCTTTCATGGTAGAAATAGCCTTTAGGGTGGGTATAGACTTGAGGGGGTTTGTCAAATACGCCAAAATCTTTAGTTTCAAAAACAAGCTTTCCCTGCTTTTCATTGGGCTTGAAATAAATCAAGCTAACGGCCCCTTGAATGGTTTGAGATTTGCACACGATCTGTTGGTTTTGCTTTAAGCGTTGTTTGTCAAGGTGCCGTTGGGCTTCTTTTAAAGAGCATTTTAAAATATCGCGCACCACAAATAAGGCTTTGGTGGGTTTTAAAATTTCAAATTCTTCTTCAACAAACGGCACTACAACAAACTTTTAACAAGCATTTTAGGCTCGTTAGAATACTCGTCTAATTCCACGCTAAAAAGCACGCTCACCTTTTCGCCCGCTTTTAAAAACCGCTCAGTGTTAAAATAAATAGCGTCTTTGATGCATTCTTTATCCTTAAAACGCAACGCTTGATGGCTTTCTTTAATGATTCTTTCTTCTATGACTTCTAAATTTTGCGCTTGGAATAAGGGTTCAGGGTTTTCTTGCCCATAAGGTTCGCCCGTTTCTATAATCTCTAAAAGCTCTTTATCAATGTCTTTAAGGCTTAATATCAAAGGGGGTTCTTCTTCACAAAAGGGTAAGATTTTAAAATCAAAATTTTCTAAAGTTTCAAAGAGTGAGACCATGTTATTTTTTTCAACGCTCAAACCGCACGCCTGCCTATGCCCCCCATAGCCGAGTAATAAAGAAGAAACCCCATTCAAAGCGTCAATCAAATCAACATTTTGAGAGCTGCGCCCGCTCCCTTTATACGCCCCTTCTTTAAAAGTAAAAACCAGGCTTGGCTTTTGAGTGGCTTCCACTAATTTTGAAGCCACAATCCCAAGCACGCCCTCATGCCAATTATCCTTAAAAGCGATGATGATTTTTTCCCCAACCAACGCATGCTTAAAGGCTTCTTCAAAAACCTGTTGTTGGGTGATTTTTCGTTCATTATTGCATGCTTTCAAGCGTTCATACAAAAAACAGCAATCTTGCAAATTGTTCGCATTTAAAAAATCTAAAGCCACTCTAGCGTCTTGCATGCGCCCTGCAGAGTTGATTAGGGGGGCAATGTTAAAAGAAATATCGCTCGCTTTTAAAGAGCGTTTTCTAAAAACTTCCTTTTGGCGTAAAAACCCTATCGCCCCTAAAGGTTCTTTTTGCAAAAAATACAAGGCTTTAGAAACCAAAAAGCGGTTAAAAAAAGTCAAAGGCATCATATCAGCGATAGTCGCCACGCCCGCTAAACACAATAACTCGCTAGAATGGCTTTTTTCTTTTTTTAAAAGTTGATGGATTCCATAGCACAAATAAAACGCCACTAACGCCCCGCACACTTCTTTTTGGATAAAATGACAATCCGGTTGCTGGGGGTTGATCACCGCATAAGCGTCCGGGATTGCATCATCTTGCAAGCAATGGTGATCGGTAATGATAAGGGTATAGTTTTTTTCTTTGCAAAATCGCGCGGCTTCAAAGGCGTTGATCCCGTTATCCACGGTGATGATCAAAGGGGCGTGGTGTTTTTCTAAAAATTGTTTAGAAATCCCATAGCCATCAATGAAACGATTGGGGATCGCAATGCGTGCATGCTTATAATTTAAACTCGCAAAGAATTTTGCCATGATAGTGGAGCTAATCACGCCGTCAGCGTCATAATCGCCCACGACTAGAATCTCTGTGCGTTTTTCCATCGCTTCTATGATTTTGAGCGCGGCTTTTTTCAAGTCTTTAAATAAAAAGGGGCTGGGAAACCCTTTTTCATTGTAAGCGATAGAAGCCACTCGCTCTTTCATTTGAGCTTTAAGCTTTTGTTTCATTGTTTAAGATTTAGAAAGAGCGCTCTTAATGAAATCCAAAATAATAGGGTTAGGGCTTTGCAACCTGGAAGTGAATTCCGGGTGGAATTGCACCCCTACAAAGAAAGGGTGATCTTTTAATTCAATCGCTTCAATCAAATGATTCGCTCCAAAACCCACCACTTTCAAGCCTTTATTTTCCCACTCTTGGCGGTATTTGGGGTTGATTTCATAGCGATGGCGGTGCCTTTCTTTAATGCTTGGTTTTTTATAGGCTTTTTCTAGTAAGCTCTCAGGCATAATCTCGCATTCGTATTCGCCTAATCGCATGGTGCCACCCAAAGGCGAATTATAGGTACGCACTTGTTTTTGGTGGTTTTGATCCATAAAATCTTCAATCAAATACACCACTGGGTATTCGCAGTGTTGGTTAAACTCCGTAGAATTAGCCCCTTTTAACCCCAAAACATTCCTGCAAAATTCCACGATCGCTAATTGCATGCCCAAACAAATCCCTAAAAAGGGGAGTTTTTCTGATCTCGCTCTTTGAATGGCGCAAATTTTACCCTCAATCCCCCTTTCTCCAAAGCCCCCAGGCACTAAAATCGCATCAACGCCCTCTAAATTGGTTTTTTCATTGAAATTCTCGCTATCGAGCCATTCAATATTGACTTGCGTATCCAAATGCGCCCCTGCATGGATTAAGGCTTCAATCAAGGATTTATAAGATTCTTTCAAGCTCAAATACTTGCCTACAAAACCAATTTTGACTTTGTGTTTAGGAGCGATAATCTTTTCTACTAGAGTGTTCCACGCCGCCATTTTAGGGTGCAATTTGTTTAAATTAAAGCGTCTTGCAATGGGGGTTAAAATGCCTTCTTGCAAGAAAAGGATAGGGCATGCGTAAATGCTTTTAGTGTCTGTGGCGACAATCACGCTGTCTTGCTCCACATCGCAACTCAAGGCGATTTTCTTTTTCAATTCTTTATCCAAAGGCTTTGGCGATCTGGCTAAAATGATTTGAGGGGTTACGCCAAGGCGCCGTAATTCTTGGACGGAATGTTGCGTGGGCTTGGTTTTTAGTTCGTTAGTGGTTTGGATATAAGGGATTAAGGTTACATGCACATTGATGACTTTTTCATTCCCTAATTCCAATTTAAGCTGGCGGATCGCCTCTAAATAAAACATGCCCTCCATATCGCCCACAGTGCCACCCACTTCCACGATTAAAAAATCTAGTCCTTTAGCCGCGCTTTTAATGCGCCTTTTAATCTCATCGGTTACATGGGGGACGATTTGAATGGTCTTGCCTAAATATTCCCCTTTCCTTTCATTTTCTATCACGCTTGAAAAAATCTGCCCGGTAGTGAAGTTGTTCAACCGGGTTAAATTCCTGTTCAAAAAGCGCTCATAATGCCCTATGTCTAAATCCGTTTCAGCGCCATCGCTAGTAACAAACACTTCCCCATGCTCTAAAGGGCTCATGGTGCCTGGGTCAATATTAATATAAGGGTCAATCTTCAAAATAGAAACTTGATAATTGCAATGCTGCAAAAGCGTAGCGATTGAAGAAGATGAAATCCCTTTCCCTAGAGAGCTTAACACGCCCCCTGTAACGAATATAAATTTGGCTCTATCCATAAACTAATGCGTTCCTTTGATTTTTACTTCTCACATTGTAGTCTAAAAAGGGTTAAAAAGCTTTAAAAGAGGGCAAAAATTAAAGCGATTTCAAAAAAAAAAAAAACAATTTCAGTTTCCTATTAGCTAGGTTTGATTAAAATAAAAAGCTTTTATGCGTTTAAACTCCATTGTCTTAAATTTTTTAAGAGCAATTTTAAAGTTTGTTGGCGTATAATATCAAGTTTGAATGAACTGACTAAAAGGGTTTTAAACAATGGCTGAAAATTCTTTCAAAAATGTTTCCACACAACCCAAACCATTCTTTTTATTACCAGTGAAAACCCTTTTTCTTTTAGGAGGCGTTTTTAGCGCGCTTTTTATCATGATTGCTGTTTTAGTCCTTTTTGGTTACACTAACCCCATGGATAATGCGATTTTTAATTTAATACACTCAAGCCCCTTTAACTCTAATTTTGCATTAAATCAAGCGCTCCAAAGCATCGCTTTTTTAGGCTCTTCTCAATTCGTGTTGCCCTTGAGTTTGTTAGTGGGGGTGTTTTTGAGCCTTTATCGCAAGAATTTAGCGCTTGGGGTGTGGCTAGTGTTAAGCGTGATTCTGTTTGAAGCCCTTTTAGAATCTTTAAAACACCTTTTTGCACGCTCCATTCAGTGGTTTTCTGATCCGCATAATGTTAACTTCCCTAACGCTACTGCACTTTCTTTAGCCCTTTTTTACGGGCTGCTTATTTTACTGATACCCCATTTCATTGCGCATAAAACGCTCCAAAACATTCTTTCCTATAGCTTATTGGGTTTGATCCTTTTAATAAGCTTAGTGCTGGTGGTTTTAGGGGTGTCTTTTAGCGGTGTTTTAGGGGGGTTTTGTTTAGGAGTGTTAGGGGCTTGTTTTTCCATAGGGGTTTATTTGAGCGTGTTTCAAAAAATCTGATTCCAGCAAACGGCTTAAAAGAATGAAAAATTTGAGGTTTTAATATTGGATTTAAAGGTATTATTACAACGGATTGTTGATTTTTTCATCAAACTCAATAAAAAGCAAAAAATCGCCCTGATTGCAGCGGGGGTTTTGATCACGGCTTTGATCGTGTTTTTATTGATCTATCCCTTTAAAGAAAAAAATTATGTGCAAGGGGGGTATGGGGTTTTATTTGAAAGACTAGATCCTAGCGATAACGCTCTTATTTTACAGCACCTCCAGCAAAACCAAATCCCTTATAAAGTCTCCAAAGACGATACCATTCTTATCCCTAGAGATAAAGTGTATGAAGAAAGGATCACTCTAGCCTCTCAAGGAATCCCTAAAACGAGTAAAGTGGGCTTTGAAATCTTTGACACTAAAGACTTTGGGGCGACTGATTTTGATCAAAATGTCAAACTCATTCGCGCTATTGAGGGCGAATTGTCGCGCACGATTGAAAGCTTAAACCCCATTCTTAAAGCCAATGTGCATATCGCAATCCCTAAAGACAGCGTGTTTGTGGCTAAAGAAGTCCCTCCTAGCGCTTCAGTGATGCTCAAGCTTAAGCCTGATATGAAGCTTTCACCCACTCAAATTTTAGGGATTAAAAACTTAATCGCCGCTTCTGTGCCTAAGCTCACCGTGGATAATGTGAAAATCGTGAATGAAAATGGCGAGTCCTTAGGCGAGGGCGATATTTTAGAAAACTCTAAAGAATTAGCCCTAGAGCAATTGCATTACAAACAAAATTTTGAAAACATTTTAGAAAGTAAGATCGTTAATATCTTAGCCCCTATTGTGGGGGGTAAAAACAAGGTGGTCGCAAGGGTCAATGCGGAGTTTGATTTCAGCCAAAAGAAAAGCACTAAAGAGACTTTTGATCCTAACAATGTCGTAAGGAGCGAGCAAAATTTAGAAGAAAAAAAAGAAGGCGCTTCTAAAAAGCAAGTTGGCGGTGTGCCTGGGGTGGTGAGCAATATCGGCCCGGTGCAAGGATTAAAGGACAATAAAGAGCCAGAAAAATACGAAAAATCTCAAAACACGACCAATTATGAAGTGGGTAAAACCATTAGCGAAATTAAGGGCGAGTTTGGCACTTTAGTGCGCTTGAATGCGGCGGTTGTGGTGGATGGCAAGTATAAAATCGCGCTTAAAGATGATGTGAACACTTTAGAATATGTGCCTTTGAGCGATGAAGCGCTTAAAAAAATCAACGCTTTAGTGAAACAAGCCATTGGCTATAACCAAAATAGAGGCGATGATGTGGCGGTGAGTAATTTTGAATTTAACCCCATGGCGCCTATGATTGATAACGCTACCTTTAGCGAAAAAATCATGCACAAGACTCAAAAAATCTTAGGATCTTTCACGCCTTTAATCAAGTATGTTTTGGTGTTTATAGTGCTATTCATTTTCTATAAAAAAGTGATCGTGCCTTTCAGCGAGCGCATGCTAGAAGTAGTGCCTGATGAAGATAAGGAAGTGAAATCCATGTTTGAAGAAATGGATGAAGAAGAAGATGAGTTGAATAAATTGGGCGATTTGAGAAAAAAAGTAGAAGATCAATTAGGGCTTAATGCAACCTTTAGCGAAGAAGAAGTAAGATATGAAATTATTTTAGAAAAGATTAGAGGGACCCTTAAAGAGCGCCCTGATGAAATCGCAACGCTCTTTAAACTCCTAATCAAAGATGAAATTTCTTCAGATGGCATCAAAGGCTAAAAAGGCTAAAGGTTAAAGATAAAGGTTAAAAATGGCAACCAAGCTCACCCCTAAACAAAAGGCTCAATTAGACGAACTTTCCATGAGTGAAAAAATCGCCATTTTACTCATTCAAGTGGGCGAAGACACCACAGGCGAGATTTTAAGGCATTTAGACATTGACTCCATTACAGAAATTTCTAAACAAATCGTGCAACTAAACGGCACAGACAAACAAATCGGTGCAGCGGTTTTAGAGGAATTTTTTGCAATTTTCCAATCCAACCAATACATCAACACCGGCGGTTTAGAATACGCTAGAGAGCTTTTAACCAGGACTTTAGGGAGCGAAGAAGCCAGAAAAGTGATGGACAAACTCACTAAAAGCTTGCAAACGCAAAAAAATTTCGCTTATTTAGGCAAAATCAAACCCCAACAACTCGCTGATTTCATCATTAACGAACACCCTCAAACCATCGCCTTGATCTTAGCCCACATGGAAGCCCCAAATGCCGCTGAAACCTTGAGCTATTTTCCTGATGAAATGAAAGCCGAGATCTCCATTAGAATGGCGAATTTAGGCGAAATATCGCCTCAAGTGGTAAAAAGGGTTTCTACCGTGCTAGAAAACAAATTAGAATCGCTCACCAGCTATAAAATTGAAGTGGGCGGCTTAAGAGCTGTGGCTGAAATCTTTAACCGCTTGGGTCAAAAGAGCGCTAAAACCACGCTCGCTCGCATTGAAAGCGTGGATAACAAACTCGCCGGTGCGATTAAAGAAATGATGTTCACTTTTGAAGATATAGCCAAACTAGACAATTTCGCTATCAGAGAGATTTTAAAAGTAGCGGATAAAAAAGATTTGTCTTTGGCTTTAAAAACTTCTACCCAAGATTTAACGGATAAATTCTTAAACAACATGAGCAGCAGAGCGGCAGAGCAATTTGTAGAAGAAATGCAGTATTTAGGGGCGGTTAAAATCAAAGATGTGGATGTGGCTCAAAGAAAGATCATTGAAATCGTGCAAAGCTTGCAAGAAAAAGGCGTGATCCAAACGGGCGAAGAGGAAGATGTCATTGAATAGCCGTAAAAATTTGATCCAAAAAGACCATTTGAATAAGCATGACATTCAAAAATACGAGTTTAAAAGCATGGCGAATTTACCCCCTAAAACTAACCCTAATCACGCTTCTTTAGAAACGCCTATTTCGCAAGAACCTTTGGAAAAAAAAGCGATAGAAAACGATTTGATCGATTGTTTATTGAAAAAAACTGACGAGCTTTCAAGCCATTTAGTGAAATTGCAAATGCAATTTGAAAAGGCTCAAGAAGAGAGCAAATCTTTGATTGAAAACGCTAAAAACGATGGCTATAAAATCGGCTTTAAAGAGGGCGAAGAAAAAATGCGTAACGAACTCACTCATAGCGTGAATGAAGAAAAAAACCAGCTTTTGCATGCGATCACCGCTTTAGATGAAAAAATGAAAAGTTCACAAAACCATTTAATGGCTTTGGAAAAAGAATTGAGCGCGATTGCGATAGATATGGCTAAAGAAGTGATCCTTAAAGAAGTGGAAGACAATAGCCAGAAAGTGGCTCTCGCTTTGGCTGAAGAGCTTTTAAAAAATGTTTTAGACGCAACGGATATTCACTTAAAAGTCAATCCCTTGGATTACCCTTATTTAAACGAACATTTGCAAAACGCTTCCAAAATCAAGTTAGAGAGTAATGAGGCTATTTCTAAAGGAGGCGTTATGATCACTAGCTCTAACGGGAGTCTTGATGGGAATTTAATGGAACGCTTTAGAACGCTTAAAGAAAGCGTGTTGGATAATTTTAAGGTGTGATTTTGCAAAATAAAACTTTTGATTTAAACCCTAATGATATTGCAAGCTTGGAAGCGGTGTGCCAAACGCTAAGGAAGCGTATTTTAGAAGTGGTGAGCGCTAATGGGGGGCATTTAAGTTCTTCTTTAGGGGCTGTAGAGCTGATTGTGGGCATGCACGCCTTATTTGATTGCCAAAAAAACCCTTTTATTTTTGACACTTCGCATCAAGCTTACGCCCATAAGCTTTTAACCGGTCGTTTTGAAAGCTTTAGCACTTTAAGGCAATTTAAAGGTTTGAGCGGCTTCACTAAACCCAGCGAGAGCGCATACGATTATTTCATCGCCGGGCATAGCTCCACTTCGGTGTCTATAGGCGTGGGGGCGGCGAAAGCCTTTCGCTTGAAACAAGAACTAGGCATGCCTATCGCTTTACTAGGCGATGGGAGCATTAGCGCGGGGATTTTTTATGAAGCCTTAAACGAGCTAGGCGATAGGAAATACCCCATGATCATGATATTAAATGATAATGAAATGAGTATCAGCACGCCTATTGGAGCCTTATCCAAAGCCCTTAGCCAGCTGATGAAAGGCCCGTTTTATCAGTCTTTCCGCTCTAAAGTGAAAAAAATCTTAAACACCTTACCGGAAAGCGTGAATTATTTAGCGAGCCGTTTTGAAGAATCTTTTAAGCTCATCACCCCGGGTGTGTTTTTTGAAGAATTAGGCATTAACTACATAGGGCCTATTAATGGGCATGATTTAGGTGCTATTATTGAAACCTTAAAATTAGCCAAAGAGCTTAAAGAGCCGGTGCTTATTCATGCGCAAACCTTAAAGGGTAAAGGCTATAAAATCGCTGAAGGGCGCTATGAAAAATGGCATGGGGTAGGGCCTTTTGATTTGGATACCGGTCTGTCTAAAAAATCTAAAAGCGCGACTTTATCGCCCACTGAAGCGTATTCTAACACCCTTTTAGAATTAGCCAAGAAAGATGACAAAATTGTAGGCGTAACCGCTGCAATGCCTAGCGGCACAGGGTTAGACAAGCTCATTGACGCCTACCCTTTGCGCTTTTTTGATGTCGCTATCGCTGAACAACATGCCCTAACTTCTAGCAGCGCTATGGCTAAAGAAGGGTTTAAACCTTTTGTGAGCATCTATTCTACTTTTTTGCAACGCGCTTATGATTCCATCGTGCATGACGCTTGCATTTCTAGTTTACCGATTAAATTAGCTATTGACAGGGCTGGGATTGTGGGCGAAGATGGCGAGACGCACCAAGGCCTTTTAGACGTGTCGTATTTGCGCTCTATCCCCAACATGGTCGTTTTTGCCCCACGAGACAATGAGACTTTAAAGAACGCCGTGCATTTTGCTAATGAATACCATTCAAGCCCTTGCGCTTTCCGCTATCCTAGGGGGTCGTTTGTGTTAAAAGAGGGGGTTTTTGAGCCTAGCGGTTTTGTTTTAGGGCAAAGCGAATGGTTGCAAAAAGAGGGCGAAATTCTGCTCATTGGCTATGGTAATGGCGTGGGGAGGGCTTATTTGGTCCAACTGGCTTTAAAAGAAAAAAACATAGAGTGCGCTCTTTTAGACTTGAGATTCCTTAAACCTTTGGATCGCAATTTAAGTTCAATGGTTGCACCTTATAAAAAGCTTTATGTTTTTAGCGATAATTACAAGCTTGGGGGGGTGGCTAGCGCGATTTTAGAGTTTTTGAGCGAACAAAACGCGTTAAAGCCTGTTAAAAGCTTTGAAATTGTTGATGAATTTATCATGCATGGGAACACCGCTTTAGTGGAAAAATCCTTAGGCTTAGACACAGAGAGTTTGACTGACGCTATTTTAAAAGATTTAGGACAAGAGAAATGAAACCAACAACGCCAACGCCTATGAAAAATATCCGCAATTTTTCCATTATCGCTCACATTGACCATGGTAAAAGCACTTTAGCGGATTGTTTGATCGCTGAATGCAACGCTATTAGCAACAGAGAAATGACCAGCCAAGTGATGGACACTATGGATATTGAAAAGGAAAGGGGTATTACGATTAAAGCTCAAAGCGTGCGCTTGAATTACACATTGAAGGGGGAAGATTATGTGTTAAACCTCATTGACACCCCAGGGCATGTGGATTTTAGCTATGAAGTGTCTCGCTCTTTGTGTTCGTGCGAAGGGGCGTTATTGGTGGTAGATGCCACTCAAGGCGTGGAAGCGCAAACCATTGCAAACACTTATATCGCATTGGATAACAATTTAGAAATTTTACCGGTGATCAATAAGATTGATTTGCCGAATGCGAATGTTTTGGAAGTCAAACAGGATATAGAAGACACGATAGGCATTGATTGTTCTAGCGCTAATGAAGTGAGCGCTAAAGCTAAGATTGGCATTAAGAATTTGTTAGAAAAAATCATTACCACTATTCCTGCCCCTAGCGGTGATGCTAGCGCTCCTTTAAAAGCACTCATCTATGATTCATGGTTTGATAATTATTTAGGGGCGTTAGCGCTAGTGCGCATCATGGATGGGAGCATCAACACAGAGCAGGAAATTTTAGTGATGGGGACGGGTAAAAAACATGGCGTTTTAGGGCTATACTACCCCAACCCTTTGAAAAAAATCCCCACCAAAAGTTTAGAATGCGGCGAGATTGGTATTGTGAGTTTGGGGCTAAAGAGCGTTACTGATATTGCGGTAGGCGATACGCTCACAGACGCTAAAAACCCTACCCCTAAACCCATTGAAGGCTTTATGCCGGCTAAGCCCTTTGTGTTTGCGGGGCTTTACCCTATAGAAACGGACCGGTTTGAAGATTTGAGAGAAGCGTTATTGAAACTCCAGCTTAACGATTGCGCTTTGAATTTTGAGCCTGAAAGCTCGGTAGCGCTTGGCTTTGGTTTTAGGGTGGGCTTTTTAGGGCTATTGCATATGGAAGTGATCAAAGAAAGGCTAGAGAGGGAATTTGGCCTTAACTTAATCGCTACCGCTCCCACGGTGGTCTATGAAGTGCATTTAACGGATAATAGCATCAAATATGTCCAAAACCCTAGCGAATTACCCCCTGAAAACCATATCGCTTGCATCAAAGAGCCTTTCGTGAGAGCCACGATTATCACGCCTAGCGAATTTTTGGGTAATTTAATGCAGTTATTGAATCATAAAAGAGGCATTCAAGAAAAAATGGAGTATTTAAACCAGTCTCGTGTCATGCTCACTTATTCTTTGCCGAGCAATGAAATTGTGATGGATTTTTATGACAAGCTCAAATCTTGCACTAAAGGGTATGCGAGCTTTGATTATGAGCCCATAGAAAACAGAGAAGCTAATTTGGTGAAATTAGATGTGAGGGTTGCAGGCGATATAGTGGATGCGTTTTCTATCATCATAGATAAAAATAAGGCGTATGAAAAGGGGCGCGCTTTAGTGGAAGCGATGAAAGAGCTTATCCCGCGCCAGCTTTTTGAAGTCGCTATCCAGGCGAGCGTGGGGAATAAAATCATCGCTAGAGAGACGATCAAATCCGTTGGTAAGAATGTAACGGCTAAGTGCTATGGGGGCGATATT
This region includes:
- the recJ gene encoding single-stranded-DNA-specific exonuclease RecJ; translated protein: MKQKLKAQMKERVASIAYNEKGFPSPFLFKDLKKAALKIIEAMEKRTEILVVGDYDADGVISSTIMAKFFASLNYKHARIAIPNRFIDGYGISKQFLEKHHAPLIITVDNGINAFEAARFCKEKNYTLIITDHHCLQDDAIPDAYAVINPQQPDCHFIQKEVCGALVAFYLCYGIHQLLKKEKSHSSELLCLAGVATIADMMPLTFFNRFLVSKALYFLQKEPLGAIGFLRQKEVFRKRSLKASDISFNIAPLINSAGRMQDARVALDFLNANNLQDCCFLYERLKACNNERKITQQQVFEEAFKHALVGEKIIIAFKDNWHEGVLGIVASKLVEATQKPSLVFTFKEGAYKGSGRSSQNVDLIDALNGVSSLLLGYGGHRQACGLSVEKNNMVSLFETLENFDFKILPFCEEEPPLILSLKDIDKELLEIIETGEPYGQENPEPLFQAQNLEVIEERIIKESHQALRFKDKECIKDAIYFNTERFLKAGEKVSVLFSVELDEYSNEPKMLVKSLL
- the fliF gene encoding flagellar basal-body MS-ring/collar protein FliF, encoding MDLKVLLQRIVDFFIKLNKKQKIALIAAGVLITALIVFLLIYPFKEKNYVQGGYGVLFERLDPSDNALILQHLQQNQIPYKVSKDDTILIPRDKVYEERITLASQGIPKTSKVGFEIFDTKDFGATDFDQNVKLIRAIEGELSRTIESLNPILKANVHIAIPKDSVFVAKEVPPSASVMLKLKPDMKLSPTQILGIKNLIAASVPKLTVDNVKIVNENGESLGEGDILENSKELALEQLHYKQNFENILESKIVNILAPIVGGKNKVVARVNAEFDFSQKKSTKETFDPNNVVRSEQNLEEKKEGASKKQVGGVPGVVSNIGPVQGLKDNKEPEKYEKSQNTTNYEVGKTISEIKGEFGTLVRLNAAVVVDGKYKIALKDDVNTLEYVPLSDEALKKINALVKQAIGYNQNRGDDVAVSNFEFNPMAPMIDNATFSEKIMHKTQKILGSFTPLIKYVLVFIVLFIFYKKVIVPFSERMLEVVPDEDKEVKSMFEEMDEEEDELNKLGDLRKKVEDQLGLNATFSEEEVRYEIILEKIRGTLKERPDEIATLFKLLIKDEISSDGIKG
- a CDS encoding RluA family pseudouridine synthase → MPFVEEEFEILKPTKALFVVRDILKCSLKEAQRHLDKQRLKQNQQIVCKSQTIQGAVSLIYFKPNEKQGKLVFETKDFGVFDKPPQVYTHPKGYFYHESLLDCIQSHFGKNAHPAHRLDYETSGLVLAGKTLQSAKDLKALFMQKKVQKTYLALVHGLVDKSIIVDKPILTPENIQKDLRIRSQISPLGKPSTTLVKPLSYNSFLDVSLLKITPLTGRTHQIRLHLSSVNHRIVGEGLYGVVDENAREYIQLKRENNAPLLMLHAASLEFEFKGACYKIASPMPQRFMPFLKD
- the pyrG gene encoding glutamine hydrolyzing CTP synthase codes for the protein MDRAKFIFVTGGVLSSLGKGISSSSIATLLQHCNYQVSILKIDPYINIDPGTMSPLEHGEVFVTSDGAETDLDIGHYERFLNRNLTRLNNFTTGQIFSSVIENERKGEYLGKTIQIVPHVTDEIKRRIKSAAKGLDFLIVEVGGTVGDMEGMFYLEAIRQLKLELGNEKVINVHVTLIPYIQTTNELKTKPTQHSVQELRRLGVTPQIILARSPKPLDKELKKKIALSCDVEQDSVIVATDTKSIYACPILFLQEGILTPIARRFNLNKLHPKMAAWNTLVEKIIAPKHKVKIGFVGKYLSLKESYKSLIEALIHAGAHLDTQVNIEWLDSENFNEKTNLEGVDAILVPGGFGERGIEGKICAIQRARSEKLPFLGICLGMQLAIVEFCRNVLGLKGANSTEFNQHCEYPVVYLIEDFMDQNHQKQVRTYNSPLGGTMRLGEYECEIMPESLLEKAYKKPSIKERHRHRYEINPKYRQEWENKGLKVVGFGANHLIEAIELKDHPFFVGVQFHPEFTSRLQSPNPIILDFIKSALSKS
- the fliG gene encoding flagellar motor switch protein FliG yields the protein MATKLTPKQKAQLDELSMSEKIAILLIQVGEDTTGEILRHLDIDSITEISKQIVQLNGTDKQIGAAVLEEFFAIFQSNQYINTGGLEYARELLTRTLGSEEARKVMDKLTKSLQTQKNFAYLGKIKPQQLADFIINEHPQTIALILAHMEAPNAAETLSYFPDEMKAEISIRMANLGEISPQVVKRVSTVLENKLESLTSYKIEVGGLRAVAEIFNRLGQKSAKTTLARIESVDNKLAGAIKEMMFTFEDIAKLDNFAIREILKVADKKDLSLALKTSTQDLTDKFLNNMSSRAAEQFVEEMQYLGAVKIKDVDVAQRKIIEIVQSLQEKGVIQTGEEEDVIE